One Schistocerca piceifrons isolate TAMUIC-IGC-003096 chromosome 11, iqSchPice1.1, whole genome shotgun sequence genomic window carries:
- the LOC124719847 gene encoding ankyrin repeat domain-containing protein 65-like, with translation MASQLLAAADKYGVSGLKAECERQVAAQLTVETAAAAAALAVRHSCSDLRRAAIEFMKTRTREVMATQGWADAMWKQPQDLIEVSPLLYDPPPKIRRLSAKERCSRLIQVAEQGAVGELRALLAEGADVEARGGVWGWTALHCAAHRGDVEVAWLLVEAGAGVDARDSWWQRTLLHVAAMWGGTAVARLLLRATADPNARDGRGWTPLHWAAANGHAEVAAVLLEAGADKGATASDGRTALDLASDENERRLMELLS, from the exons ATGGCCAGCCAGCTGCTGGCCGCAGCGGACAAGTACGGCGTGTCGGGGCTGAAGGCGGAGTGCGAGCGGCAGGTGGCCGCTCAATTGACTGTGGAGACCGCGGCGGCTGCAGCCGCCCTCGCAGTCCGCCACTCCTGCAGCGACCTCAGGCGGGCCGCCATCGAATTTATGAAGACACGAACCCGTGAGGTGATGGCCACTCAGGGGTGGGCGGATGCCATGTGGAAGCAGCCACAAGACTTGATCGAAGTGAGCCCGCTGCTGTACGATCCACCACCAAAAATCAG GAGGCTCTCTGCAAAGGAGAGATGCAGCAGGCTGATCCAGGTGGCCGAGCAGGGGGCAGTGGGGGAGCTGAGGGCGCTGCTCGCCGAGGGGGCCGACGTGGAGGCGAGGGGCGGTGTGTGGGGGTGGACTGCCCTGCACTGTGCAGCACACAGGGGAGACGTCGAGGTGGCGTGGCTGCTGGTGGAGGCGGGGGCGGGGGTGGACGCCAGAGACAGCTGGTGGCAGAGGACGCTTCTGCACGTGGCTGCAATGTGGGGCGGCACTGCTGTGGCGAGGCTGCTTCTGAGGGCGACTGCCGATCCCAACGCCAGGGATGGCAGAGGGTGGACGCCGCTGCACTGGGCGGCAGCCAATGGCCACGCAGAAGTTGCGGCTGTGCTGCTCGAGGCGGGAGCTGACAAGGGGGCCACAGCTAGTGATGGTCGGACAGCACTGGACCTCGCCAGTGATGAAAACGAGAGGAGGCTGATGGAGTTGCTGTCATGA